Genomic window (Marinitoga hydrogenitolerans DSM 16785):
TCCCCCTTTCGAGTTTGGAAACTAACAATAATATTATATACATAAATGCAACCCCTGATGTAATCTTTTTTAAAGATAATAATGATATTAAATGGGAAATTAATATTCCTAAAATACCAGAAATCGATGATCTTTATCTGAAAAATTTAAAGAAAATAAAAGAAAAAAATTTAAAAAAATACATAGAAAAAGAAATGGAAAAATTGTATATAATAAGAAATGCTATTAATAAAAGAAAAGAATATTTAAATACGTTAGCTGAATTAATGGTTAAAGAAAATTTTGATTTTTTAGAATCAGGTAATAATCCAAAAAGATTGGGAATAAGAGATGTTGCATCAAAATTAGATATTTCTCCTTCCACTGTTAGCAGAAGTGTGTCTTCAAAATATTTCATGAATCTTAAAAAGGTTGTTATGCCTTTTTCCAGCATTTTTAATACAAAAGAATCTCAAAATAATAAAAAAGAGATAATTATCAATTTTATAAAAAAGCATATGGATATTTCTGATAACAAATTATCAAAAATGATTGAAAAAGAATTAAATCTCAAAATATCAAGAAGAACAGTAAACAAATATAAAAACCAATTGAAAAGAGGGGCATAATAATGCAAACGTTTATAG
Coding sequences:
- a CDS encoding RNA polymerase factor sigma-54; protein product: MLKRSLLQQLKQKQKLTQKQIQALTIVQMPLNKLDNEIKEFILENVFLKFEDENLNLYSLDYLDYILETTTYKISFLDEIKPLYLALVPDNLEIIAETLFNYLDNNGILTIPKKEFIKKYNITKKEYELLIDILKNLGPTGFAEESLEKALKIREKSGESGFPLSSLETNNNIIYINATPDVIFFKDNNDIKWEINIPKIPEIDDLYLKNLKKIKEKNLKKYIEKEMEKLYIIRNAINKRKEYLNTLAELMVKENFDFLESGNNPKRLGIRDVASKLDISPSTVSRSVSSKYFMNLKKVVMPFSSIFNTKESQNNKKEIIINFIKKHMDISDNKLSKMIEKELNLKISRRTVNKYKNQLKRGA